GCCCACCGCTGGCTGTGTGGCTGCACCGTGGTGTGCGGCAAGGCGACCCTTTGTCGCTGATTCTCTTCATCATTGTCATGCACATCTTAAGTTTGATGTTTCAGGTGCTAAAGAAGCGGGGCTGTTAGCTCCCCTACCCATCCCCCACCGTCAGTCGCTCTACCCTGATGATGTTGTTCCCTTTCTCTGGCCGAGAGAACATGACGCGCGGGTGATGAATGAAATCTTATTTCTCTTTAGAGAAGCATCAGGTCTGAGGACTAACTATGCCATCACGATTGAGTGCTCGGACCTTGATCTGAGCATGCTGGATCGCGAGCTGCTATGTGAGGTTTCGGCGTTTCCTTGCAAATACCTAGGTTTGCCGCTTTCTCTTGGAAAGCTTACCAAGGCAGACCTACAGCCAATGGTAGAGAAGATAGCTGGCTATCTTCTCTCTTGGACAGCTGGACAATTGACCACGATCGGGTCCACCCTCGTCGAGTCAATTCTGACATCTATCCTGGTCCATCTTCTAATTGCCATCAATCCAACGAAGTGGGTTCTGAAGGGGACCGACAAAGTGCGGTGCGGATTCCTGTGGCAAGGAGTGGCGGAGGCAAAAGGGGGCCATTGCCGCTTGGCCTGGACGAAGGTTTGTGCTCCAAAGCAACTTGGTGGCCTTGGCATCCATAACCTTGACCTCTTAGGTGTTGCACTTAGTACAAAATGGCTTTGGTCGCTTCGCACAGTGCCAGACAAGCCTTGGCAAGGCTTGCCGATGCTGGTTTTGCAGCGTGAGAAGGATCTCCTTTTAGCCTCAACGCGATGGTAGCTTGGTGATGGCAAGGCTATACTATTTTTGGATGATCCATGGTTAAAGGGCACGAGCATCAGAAACAGAGCGCCTTCTCTTTACGGTCTGTTACCCAAGCGGTTGCGACAGTTTAGAACAGTGGTCGACACCATGCAAAACCAGCGCTAGATCTCTGACATCAGGGGAGTGATAGAAATCCAAGAGCTGATTGAATATCTTGGCATTTGCCCGATCGTCAACTCTGTCGCCCTGCCTAGTGATCAGCCGGATCGATTCGTTTGGCTCTGGAGCACCTTTGGGCAATATTCGGCTGCCTCAGCCTACCAAACGATGTTCGCAGGACATGAGTAGTTCCCACCATTTGGGGCAACAAAGCGCCACATTGGTGCAAATACTTCGGATGACTGGTAGCTCATCACAAATGCTGGATGACGGATCGGTTGACTGCGAGAGGACTCCCCCACCTAGCCCGCTGTGTTCTCTGTGACCAGCACGACTAGTCCATCGACCACATCCTAGTTGCATGTCCAGAGTCCCTTCAATTTTCGTGGCTTATCCTTAATGCCATTGGTTGCCCGGATTGTCTCCCGGTGGCTGGGACCTCCTTCATCAATTGGTGGCTGGTTGCTCGAGGAAGAGTTCCCCGGCCTCGGCAGCGTGGGTTCGACATGGTAATCATCCTGGTAGCATGATCTATCTGGAAGGAAAGGAATAACCGGGTGTTCAACCAACAACAACGATCCTGGATTGAGGTTGCAAAGGCGGCGGCCGATGAGGCTGCCCTCTGTAATGAAGCAGGGCTCCTACGGTTCTACCTGGCAAGAATGCTGCTGCGTCCCTGGTCGCAAAATGGATGCCACAAGCTTTAGGCCATAGGCTTTGGTTCCAACtttgttttatttcttctttcggttggttggttggttgtaATGTGagcttctcaaaatcttaaTACAAAAGATACGCAACCCTTTTACGCattctcgaaaaaaaaaacttatccttTCTCTTTCCCATGATTTCGTTGAGCGTTGTCTACAGCTTGGTCCGGGAGAAATTATGTTTGATGTAGTGATGCTGCTGTTCTGTTTTTTAGCTATTATGTTTTTTGGGTAGGGGTTATTGTTCCTCATTAGTAGAAAGGGAAATAAATGTCATTAATAACATAGACTCatcgatgaaaaaaaacatattgcacAAAAATGCCATACAATATGTCGTAGGTTCTCCGGACCTTTCATTATATTTGAGGGATAAAGTGAAtcattcaagtcatcaaacaaacataatgaaatATCCGATGCCTCAAGagaagaatattggagacattgctgggccTTTAACCTGCCAGTTAACTTCAGCCTAAGATGTGCCcatcaaaccactcgaaggtggcgaccagatgtgttacacattcaggagacttgacaaaaatggctaaagatctataacatctcaaatattcttaactcatactcatgtgaatctagttcccaggatgtgcactagattcacactcaTCTTAAGCATGGAAATACATAGCAAAATACACTTACGATGGAAATGATCTAAATTACATCTACTTCATAGTTACATAGGCCGACCGACCGAATATAGTTTatagaacagcggaagcttAACTATCCAATCCTCAAGCACACTcccattaagttcaagtcctaTAAGAAGCAGACGATTACCTGCATCACTCAAAAGACTAAGTCTAACACCTGCAAGCAAATAGTTAATCCAATAGCAAGAGTcaataatgtactggcaagcaccaagacaagccTAATATCctacttgcaaggcatataatcaaggaaggcataatatggttctttttagcataaagcaagttttgcaTAAAACACATTCAAATCAGatttgctttcaaataaatttcagcaagctagtacttAGCATATGGGCATCGAAGTaggcattaatcatgtataaatatgcacctcattgccatccatggcagcaaggaaGTCATTCTCAAATTTCATCATaatttgaaggtaaatttcagcatttaggaGAACAAACACAAGTCTAGACTCAACACATATCCACATGCCGCTCATAACCACGAGCACgactaatcgattagtttttagactctgcagagtttgtacagctttacccacatgatgtgaATCGCTCTAGTTTATCCGGTACCCGTCGGTGCCACCACACTCTACACATTGAGTGGGTCTAGAGGTCACAATGAGGCTTTTACATTAAGTCTTGTCTAATCCTTGCATGAGCATGATGAGTGTTGTTCCACACTAAGTCTAGAATCTTAATGTCATTATATTGGTGGGTCTTTACCAATATAACACCATAGGCAAGCCGGTACAGTCGCTTCCTATGTGGCACTCAACGTTGTACGTGAGGCGGAACATTGCAGCCATCCCCTCGCGTGGAACAGTATAGTCGTTCCCTACCAAACCATAAATAAAAGTGAGACGGAACGTTACAGTCGTCCCCTTATAAACATCATTCACATAAAAGGCGGATCGGTACAGTCGTCCCCTTTGCAATTCACATAAATACAAATAGCCCTACAGTTCACTCGTAGGCACTATCGCTACTACAACGGCCTCCCGAATGTAAGGTTAGACAAGCACTTAACTTAATAGGCCAAGGTTACCCCATAATAACACATGTTGATGTACGGTAAACATAATGAACAgacattgagtgaagtccttaaATCAGTCTGTGCACACACTCCCCCTATTGGTATACAACTAGTCAACATATGTATACCACATGAGGCTCAAACTTAAAATTCAGGTTTTTCATCATTTTGTTTGTCAAATTCCTCATTGATGCATTTCTGTCCAGAACTTAAATAATCTCATTTTTCAAGTTAATAAGAACTCAAATGACAAGTATTACACatactaagcatggctaagcaacaTGGCATCATAGTAGCATCATAACTCACATATGAAGTGATATAGTCATATTGTTTCTAGGGCTAGGACTGAAGGTTATGGTTATATGTGGAGTTTAAGTGATAATGCAATCAATAGGTGTTATTCTAACaagttttacaaaattttaatgtattagtgaacaaatgacatatatataatacattAGCACAAAAGTAGGGCAAACTTTTAACTAGGCTAACCCTAAACACCGAACAAGTGCTTAGCATGGCCAAGGCCAGGATGATCAGAACAAGCGGCGGCGTTTGCTGGACACGGCGCCGCTGGATGGAATCTTGTCTTCATCGGAGCGGCTGTTCGTCCCACTTTCGAGTGAAAGTGCCCCCTCGTCCATAGCTAAAACAGTGTTGCACAGTCGATCTGCTTCCTTCGTCGGGTCCACTTCACCGGTTATCTCCAGCAATCTTTCTTCTGCGTGGATGCCTCCCTACGGAAAACACATTAGCAGGAAAACCGGTCAGTTCGCACCTCTTCGTGCATCAGCCACATGGCAGGTGggttcgccgccgcccgcacggcCGGCGCGTGTTCGTTCTCCTTGTCAACGGCGATAGCGGCATGGTGATGGCGAACGTAGTGGGGGGAGTGGGGTGGGGCAGAAAACAAGCATCAACTCATTACATGCAGGAGCCGGCAAAAACACTTGCGAGTAGGGCGGAAACAAGAAATGTAAGAAGACCAATCACCTCAGGGCTCATGTCTACATGAGGAGTTGGTGCTTGACCGACCTCGAATGATCCATCTGCTGCAACATCAGCCAtattcaccgaccggctgggcTTCGATGCGTCGCTTGCCTCGTCGTCTGCTGTGTATCCATGAATGGATGACCCATGCGTAGCAgcgttaggaaaaaaaaagagcgtcAAACACCAACAAGAAATCGCCAAATCACTGGAGGATCACCTTCGCTTACACAACCTGTGCCTGTGCTTCTTCGCTGGAGCCAAATGGGTTAGCCACCACACCATTCACATCCTCACTAGAAGTGTCATTGGCAAACAAGGCGAAGAATGAGTCCGTTTCCTGCataaaaagagagaaacaagaaagcaaagTGAGAGAGAAGCTAGAAGTGTCACTAGCAAACGTAGCACAACAAGACCCTTACAGTAGCGCCGGAATCATGTATGCCGGTGCTGCCGGTTGAGCTGcgctcgccatcgtcgccactTGTTGCCATTGTTGAGAACTAAGGAAGCAAAGGGAAAACGGAAAATGGCGAAGAGTATTGTGTGGGGTGAGTGAGAGAGCAGGTGGACGGCTGGGTTTGAAATGTTCTTGGCATTGGTGTTGGACATCTCCAAATGTACCATATATAGAGAGCTGCTATAGGCCCATCTGCAGTGCATGCCCGTGGGGCCTACTTCACCAGATGGTGAGTATAACCCCCCCCCCAACTAATACCTTTAGAAAATAATTCGCTGTTCACCGtttgataatttatttttcgtGAAATTTGTAATTTCATGTTAGGGATGAACTAACAAATAGGTTTTTATACAGGTAGTCGGTCTACCCACTTGCATTACTAAAAAATCACATCCCGTTTTATGCAGATAGTGGGTTTGCACACTGGCAAAGCGGGGTTTTATGCAGGTAGCGGGTCAGTCCCTTTGTGTGAATTGGAAATCTGGAATATACATCATCCATCCCCCTAGTTTCACTGTGTGTTACAATTTTTCCTGCCGAAGAGAGTATGGCTATGTTTGTTTTTAtccaacaaaagttggttaAACTTTTGGaaactcgtggcacgcttttcgaACTGCTAAAACGGTGCTACATGGATATCAGCGGTCtatggtttagggtttagggttccatgtttgtaataatgaatactcaattaatcacacgttaataCCATCTCGTTTCACGTGAAACACTTTATTTGTATCTTCATTTTCATTAGATACAGACACCACCTATTATGTGATGAGTTATCGGTCGGGCATCCATTTTCACTAGCCCTGAACGTCTTTTTCGATAAATTTATATTTCACGGTCGGACGGCAACGTGGTTGTGGTACGTCCGAGGGTTAACCAAGTATAAACTCGAGACGAGCTCGGGACGTATGTAAACTagtccctccattccaaattgatttacatatagtttttttgaggttattcctaaatgatctacatatttgtgttcattcattaagtctattcgttatttgtgcattggagtaagtAGACATTGATGCACGCATCTATGCAcataagtatttataacccacacgcaatatcttaatttgctattggctagggaatagtggggatggtgcatgtataaagtttgttgctagagtaaatatagtatgagagagttattagcttttcggTCTTGTTgtacctataaaatatgtagatcaatttggaatggagggagtataattgaGATTACGATCATCATCAAGAGCGGCACGACAAAGACTCGAGCTTCCTGGCACGAAAAAAGCAAGGCACATTTGTGCATAGAGAAGTAgtattactactactagtactacaacCGAAAGCTGCTACCTATGCACTCTATCGGTGAACTATACGGCGGGAGTACATTTGTGCATAGAGAAGCAGCGGTAGTACTACTAGCAGTACTTTGCCAAAGTTAAGAAAGTGACTTTAAGCTGCAACCTATACGCTCCATCGGTACTTCAGCTAGGAGAGTAGCTAGCCTAGCCTTTTTGTAGTAGTACTACTTCAACAAAATATCATATATGCTTCAACAGTCACAGCGTGAAATGCTTGGAGAATGAGGATTTCTTTACTACGCTAGATAAACACGCTCGAGACTTATTTTACAACACATGCAAAGTAAACACATAAATATTACACATCCGATAATTAGGTGGACTTAGCTAATAAGAGCCCAGTTCAACACAGAAATAATACACGTAGTTAGTGCCAATTGCTCAGCACAACTTTTATGGATACTAAAACACATTATTACTAGGTGGACAAAGCTTATAAGAGCAGCCCCTCATTGGGTTTTTGACTTGCACTTCCCCTGCTTTACATAAGACGATGTCTTGCCACAAGTCGTTTTCATGTGTCCTGCTATGTGGCACCTAGAGCAAACCTTGGTGTGCACCTTGTTGGAATCCACGTGCAAGGCACCAGAAGCCAGCGCTTCATGGGTCTGTCCTTTGCTGGCCTCTACGTGCAAGGCTCCAGAAGCCATTGCTTCATTGTTCCGTTCACCGTCGACGCATGTGGCGCTGTTGTGTCCAGGTTTGTTGCACTTTTTGCAAAACCTTGTACGTGCAACCCTCTTTGGATTGTCAGCTGGATGCTTCAGACGACTGTTTGTAGGGCGACCCCTGCGGCGCCTCGGTTCGGGAGGCTGAATTGGTACACCATTACGAGCAGGGGAGTTTTGCTCAACAGTAGTTGGAGTGGGGGCACTAGACACCATGCATGACTGCTCAGATGTGGGTGGGACACCAGGTGCTGGAGTGTCATCACTTTGCCCTAGACTATTATCGTTCGTGCCTTCAGTCGACGCGCTACGTGGCTGTGCACTGGCAAGCTTCCTCTTCAACTCTGCTATTCCCTCCATAGCGGAATGGAAGTTTTCCACCGTCAGGTCCCCCTGCTGCACAAGCTCTAGTGCCGCCATGTAAAGCACGTTGTGACGGAACGTCTTGGATTGCATGGAACCTGCCTCGGACCTGTAAGCTGCCATGTGCGGTGGTAGAACATCCCTTGCACCTGTTGTCCATCTCTTCATTAAATTACCATCCGGGATACGCTGCCCGCCAAGATGTATTATAACCTGCATAAAACAAACAGAAGATGAGATCGATGCAATGGCCAAAGAAAGCACTGTTATTATAACCTGCATAAAAACTGAGTAGTTTAAAAaagcactatttttttaaaacagatACATGCACCCATTAGACTGAATGTTATTCAACTTTTTACAGAATTCATTTTTCTGGTGTTATGTCAGAAGATTCCAGCTTTATCAGTGGACAATTTTATAGAGTTGTGTGGCCACAACTGCCCCCCCTCCCCGTggaaaaaaattgcatgcaTGGTAAACTGTTTAGCACGTAACAAACAAAATAGCACACACCAGCAAGTTAGGAGACACTGTATTTTTTAACTTACCCGGATTGCGTGACGGCATAGCAATCCCATGTGCTCACACATCCCACACTCGCACGTCAGCCTGGCCATCTCACCAATCACAGTAACCTTGAACAATGCCTTCTGCCATCTCTCAAGATCGTCACTTCTAATGTGCTTCATAGTGAACTCAGTGACACCGATCGTGTTCGTTACGTAAAACATCCCTGACTTCCGTGTTTCCTTAACGAACAGTGTGAAGATTGCTCGCGTGTAGACCGATGTCGCGTGCTACTCAAATATGTAGCCCGTGCTGCACACGCGTGGTGTCTGTAAGAAATATATTGGGCGGTGAcatagggaaaaaaacaaaaaagcatTGATAAGGCACA
The sequence above is drawn from the Oryza glaberrima chromosome 10, OglaRS2, whole genome shotgun sequence genome and encodes:
- the LOC127785816 gene encoding uncharacterized protein LOC127785816 codes for the protein MFYVTNTIGVTEFTMKHIRSDDLERWQKALFKVTVIGEMARLTCECGMCEHMGLLCRHAIRVIIHLGGQRIPDGNLMKRWTTGARDVLPPHMAAYRSEAGSMQSKTFRHNVLYMAALELVQQGDLTVENFHSAMEGIAELKRKLASAQPRSASTEGTNDNSLGQSDDTPAPGVPPTSEQSCMVSSAPTPTTVEQNSPARNGVPIQPPEPRRRRGRPTNSRLKHPADNPKRVARTRFCKKCNKPGHNSATCVDGERNNEAMASGALHVEASKGQTHEALASGALHVDSNKVHTKFSTMATSGDDGERSSTGSTGIHDSGATETDSFFALFANDTSSEDVNGVVANPFGSSEEAQAQGGIHAEERLLEITGEVDPTKEADRLCNTVLAMDEGALSLESGTNSRSDEDKIPSSGAVSSKRRRLF